A region of Cloacibacillus sp. DNA encodes the following proteins:
- a CDS encoding solute carrier family 23 protein, translating to MPETGNSSILFELDGGMPPLPEALPLAMQHVVAMVVGCITPAILISAVTKQSPENSVILIQASLVLAAAASAVQAYPLFGRLGARLPLIMGASFAYVPVLMAIGGQFGLAAIFGAQIAGGLTAVLVGLFIKRLRPLFPPIVTGTVVFTIGLSLYPVAIRYMGGGAGCADFGSARNWGVALFTLGATLFFSHFVKGFMKLASVLLGLLAGYLLSCALGMVGFAQVTAAGWVQLPKPFYFPIEFQLTAVLSMVIMFIVNSIQAIGDISATTVGAMDREPTDRELSGGIISSGLSSALGAFIGGLPLATYSQNVGIFATTKVVNRHIVAVTALILLVAGLLPKFAALLTTIPPAVIGGATLSVFAAITMTGMKLILSAGLSARNSAVAGIAVALGVGVSQVANVLAGPGIPPYVHQIFGTSSVIIATLVAVILNIAIPRDKAARGGL from the coding sequence ATGCCAGAAACAGGCAATTCGAGCATTTTATTTGAACTTGACGGCGGTATGCCGCCGCTGCCGGAGGCGCTGCCACTTGCGATGCAGCACGTAGTCGCGATGGTCGTAGGCTGCATCACGCCGGCCATACTGATCAGCGCGGTCACCAAGCAATCGCCGGAAAATTCCGTAATTCTCATCCAGGCGTCGCTGGTGCTGGCGGCCGCGGCCTCCGCGGTGCAGGCCTATCCGCTCTTTGGACGTCTTGGCGCACGGCTGCCGCTCATCATGGGTGCAAGCTTCGCCTACGTGCCCGTGCTCATGGCGATAGGCGGACAGTTCGGCCTTGCCGCCATCTTCGGGGCACAGATAGCGGGAGGCCTCACTGCGGTCTTGGTAGGACTTTTCATAAAGCGTCTGCGCCCGCTCTTTCCTCCGATAGTCACCGGTACCGTCGTATTTACCATAGGGCTTTCGCTATACCCGGTGGCAATTCGTTACATGGGAGGAGGCGCAGGCTGCGCCGACTTCGGCTCCGCGCGGAACTGGGGAGTTGCTCTTTTTACGCTCGGCGCTACGCTATTTTTCAGCCATTTTGTGAAGGGCTTCATGAAGCTCGCCTCCGTGCTGCTTGGGCTGCTCGCGGGCTACCTGCTCTCCTGCGCGCTAGGCATGGTCGGTTTTGCGCAGGTGACGGCGGCCGGCTGGGTGCAGCTTCCAAAGCCCTTTTATTTCCCGATTGAGTTCCAACTGACCGCCGTACTTTCGATGGTCATAATGTTCATAGTGAACTCCATCCAGGCAATCGGCGACATCTCGGCTACCACAGTAGGCGCGATGGACAGAGAACCGACAGACCGCGAACTTTCCGGCGGAATCATAAGCAGCGGGCTTTCAAGCGCGCTCGGCGCCTTCATCGGAGGCCTGCCGCTTGCCACCTACAGCCAGAACGTCGGCATCTTCGCCACAACAAAAGTCGTCAACAGACACATCGTGGCCGTTACCGCGCTCATCCTGCTGGTGGCGGGGCTTCTTCCGAAGTTCGCGGCGCTGCTCACCACGATACCGCCCGCCGTCATAGGCGGAGCCACACTTTCAGTCTTCGCCGCGATAACTATGACCGGAATGAAGCTCATCCTCTCCGCCGGGCTCTCCGCCAGAAACAGCGCGGTGGCTGGTATAGCCGTGGCACTTGGGGTAGGCGTCTCGCAGGTGGCTAACGTCCTGGCCGGCCCCGGCATCCCACCATACGTGCATCAGATATTCGGCACCTCGTCAGTTATCATCGCAACGCTCGTAGCCGTAATATTGAACATAGCGATCCCGCGTGACAAAGCTGCACGCGGCGGCCTGTAA
- a CDS encoding PstS family phosphate ABC transporter substrate-binding protein produces the protein MKKLFGLLTAVLFLAAATMGEAATIVMDGSTTVLPFGQAAVEQFMKENPGVKFSVSGTGTGNGFKSLADGSAQIANASRFIKDSEIQSCMAKKVYPVPFAVALDCIVPIVHKSNPVKSLTQAQLKDIYTGKTTNWKAVGGPDLPIVVVGRDTSSGTYGTWQEMILDKGGKARVTPRAQVAASSGAMLSSVSKNKNAIGYEGMGYVNKTVKGLQVDGVTASAVTARNGKYSLSRFLYMFTKGWPEGEVLDFMMFMQSDAGQKIVNGTGFVSLRELKK, from the coding sequence ATGAAAAAGTTATTTGGTCTTCTGACGGCGGTTCTATTCCTTGCAGCCGCGACAATGGGCGAAGCGGCCACAATCGTTATGGACGGTTCAACGACGGTGCTTCCGTTTGGACAGGCCGCGGTGGAACAGTTCATGAAAGAAAATCCCGGAGTGAAGTTTTCAGTATCCGGCACAGGAACGGGCAACGGATTTAAATCACTGGCCGACGGCAGCGCCCAAATTGCAAACGCCTCGCGCTTCATCAAAGACTCTGAAATACAGAGCTGCATGGCGAAGAAAGTCTACCCCGTACCCTTCGCGGTCGCGCTTGACTGCATCGTCCCCATCGTACACAAGTCAAACCCGGTAAAAAGCCTCACACAGGCCCAGCTCAAAGATATATACACAGGCAAGACGACCAACTGGAAAGCTGTCGGCGGCCCCGACCTGCCCATCGTCGTAGTGGGACGCGACACCAGCTCCGGCACCTACGGCACATGGCAGGAAATGATCCTCGACAAGGGCGGCAAGGCGCGCGTCACGCCTAGAGCGCAGGTTGCCGCCTCAAGCGGCGCTATGCTCTCCTCCGTCAGCAAAAACAAGAACGCCATCGGATATGAGGGCATGGGCTACGTCAACAAGACCGTCAAAGGCCTTCAGGTCGACGGAGTGACGGCCTCGGCAGTAACGGCGCGCAACGGAAAATATTCCCTCTCACGCTTCCTCTACATGTTCACAAAAGGCTGGCCGGAAGGTGAAGTGCTTGACTTCATGATGTTCATGCAGAGCGACGCGGGACAGAAGATAGTAAACGGCACAGGTTTCGTATCACTCCGCGAGCTTAAGAAGTAG
- the pstC gene encoding phosphate ABC transporter permease subunit PstC, with protein sequence MNSKERGAAAIKEPAFGGRGDRVMSRAVFGVAVSGIIILIFILGFLVANGLPVLATNPLSQILFSAEWYPTEEPPVLGMAALIAGTLAATLLSSLLAIPAALALAVFTAEIAPRRMRNVFKVMLEMLGFLPSIVLGFIGMMLIAPWMQEHWNIASSLNLLNASILLGFLIIPVVASLSDEALAAVPIEMRDASYALGATRIETIMKVCVPSALPGITAAVLLGIMRALGETMVVLMAAGGAAIVPHLLTDPIRPLTSTIAAEMGETPVGSIHYHALFFAGLILLLMTLVINLLSLYIEKRGVKR encoded by the coding sequence ATGAACAGCAAAGAGCGGGGCGCGGCTGCCATAAAAGAACCGGCCTTCGGAGGCAGAGGGGACAGGGTAATGTCCAGGGCAGTCTTTGGAGTGGCGGTCTCCGGGATAATCATCCTCATCTTTATCCTTGGATTCCTTGTGGCGAACGGTCTGCCGGTGCTCGCGACAAATCCCCTCTCTCAGATACTTTTCTCTGCTGAGTGGTATCCAACAGAAGAACCTCCAGTGCTGGGGATGGCGGCGCTAATAGCGGGCACGCTTGCCGCCACCCTCCTTTCAAGTCTGCTCGCTATCCCTGCGGCGCTCGCTCTTGCGGTATTCACCGCGGAGATAGCGCCGCGCCGCATGAGGAACGTCTTTAAGGTGATGCTTGAGATGCTCGGCTTTCTTCCTTCGATAGTGCTGGGCTTCATAGGGATGATGCTGATAGCGCCGTGGATGCAGGAGCACTGGAACATAGCAAGCTCCCTCAATCTTTTGAACGCCTCGATACTGCTGGGCTTCCTCATAATACCGGTAGTCGCGTCGCTCTCAGACGAAGCGCTGGCCGCTGTGCCGATAGAGATGCGCGACGCCTCCTACGCGCTGGGCGCTACGCGCATCGAGACCATCATGAAAGTCTGCGTGCCCAGCGCGCTTCCTGGAATAACCGCGGCGGTGCTGCTTGGGATAATGAGGGCGCTGGGGGAGACGATGGTCGTTTTGATGGCGGCTGGGGGAGCCGCTATCGTGCCGCACCTCTTAACAGACCCGATACGCCCGCTCACCTCGACGATAGCGGCTGAGATGGGAGAGACGCCCGTAGGCAGCATCCATTATCACGCGCTCTTTTTCGCGGGGCTTATCCTTCTTCTCATGACTCTTGTAATAAACCTCCTCTCCCTATATATCGAAAAAAGAGGCGTAAAAAGATGA
- the yqeB gene encoding selenium-dependent molybdenum cofactor biosynthesis protein YqeB: MSTLKNNLSDNDVPIIVRGGGDLATGTVYRLRKAGLPVLVLETACPTTVRRAVSASEAVFAGSCMVEDMPCRLISDINDFDAGTVCVLVDPEGRAISSLRPKIVIDAIMAKRNTGTFVHMAPLTIGLGPGFRAPDDVLFAVETMRGHSLGRVITDGMPIPDTRRPGVIMGYGIERLLRAPAAGRLTPLKKIGDVAEAGETVGFICGEPVKAVISGVIRGLINPAVECTPDMKIGDIDPRGLREYCFTISDKSLSIAGGVMEAVSRFYSS, encoded by the coding sequence TTGTCAACTTTAAAAAATAATTTGAGCGATAACGACGTCCCCATCATCGTGCGCGGCGGCGGCGACTTGGCAACCGGCACAGTTTACCGGCTGCGCAAGGCGGGCCTTCCAGTCCTCGTGCTGGAAACCGCCTGCCCTACCACGGTGCGACGCGCCGTTTCCGCCTCGGAGGCGGTCTTTGCCGGCTCCTGCATGGTGGAGGATATGCCGTGCCGCCTCATCTCAGATATAAATGATTTCGACGCGGGCACGGTCTGCGTGCTGGTTGATCCCGAAGGGCGCGCTATCTCCAGCCTTCGCCCAAAGATAGTGATAGACGCGATAATGGCAAAACGCAACACCGGCACCTTTGTCCACATGGCGCCTCTTACTATCGGCCTCGGCCCCGGCTTTCGCGCGCCGGACGACGTTTTGTTCGCCGTCGAAACGATGCGCGGGCACAGCTTGGGTCGCGTCATCACGGACGGTATGCCTATTCCCGATACGAGGCGTCCCGGCGTCATCATGGGTTACGGCATAGAGCGTCTTCTTCGCGCGCCTGCGGCGGGCAGGCTTACGCCGCTTAAAAAAATCGGAGACGTCGCGGAGGCCGGAGAGACCGTCGGCTTCATCTGCGGCGAACCTGTGAAGGCCGTCATCTCTGGCGTGATACGCGGTCTGATAAATCCCGCCGTGGAATGTACGCCAGACATGAAGATAGGCGACATCGACCCGCGCGGGCTTCGTGAATACTGCTTCACCATCTCGGATAAATCACTTTCCATCGCGGGCGGCGTTATGGAGGCTGTGAGCCGTTTTTACAGCTCATAG
- the pstA gene encoding phosphate ABC transporter permease PstA, whose protein sequence is MNRTFFRMACDKFATLLFYICALMLVAVIGALAFFIVKNGAGVISWEFLTEPPKDGMMSGGILTPIIGTVQLVLVSMGAALPIGIMTGLYFAEYAKDTWFVRLMRISIRSLAGVPSVIFGLFGLSLFVIFLNFGSCLLSAGLTLACLSLPLVVTVSEQAFLAVPQDYRDASYALGATKYQTIIKVVLPSAASTIITGAILAVGRVAGETAPIMFTGAAYFAPDVATSVFSQVMALPYHIYVLATSATDPEAAMPIEYGAILVLIVLVMSTSAVGVIARARLEKRSGR, encoded by the coding sequence ATGAACCGTACATTTTTTCGTATGGCGTGCGACAAATTCGCCACATTGCTCTTTTACATCTGCGCACTGATGCTTGTCGCAGTGATAGGCGCGCTTGCTTTCTTCATCGTAAAAAACGGAGCCGGAGTGATCTCGTGGGAGTTTTTAACGGAACCGCCTAAAGACGGCATGATGTCCGGCGGCATACTTACTCCGATAATAGGCACGGTGCAGCTTGTGCTCGTCTCAATGGGCGCGGCCCTTCCGATAGGCATAATGACGGGGCTTTACTTCGCCGAATACGCGAAAGACACATGGTTCGTCCGGCTGATGAGGATATCCATACGTTCTTTGGCGGGCGTTCCGTCCGTCATCTTCGGACTCTTCGGCCTCTCGCTCTTCGTCATCTTTCTGAACTTCGGCTCCTGTCTGCTCTCTGCCGGACTTACGCTTGCGTGCCTCTCTCTGCCGCTCGTAGTCACAGTTTCGGAACAGGCCTTCCTCGCTGTGCCGCAGGATTACCGCGACGCCTCCTACGCGCTCGGCGCTACGAAATATCAGACGATAATAAAAGTGGTGCTGCCTTCGGCGGCCTCTACGATAATAACGGGCGCCATCCTCGCGGTGGGCCGCGTGGCGGGAGAGACGGCGCCGATAATGTTCACGGGCGCGGCCTATTTCGCGCCGGATGTAGCGACCAGCGTATTCAGTCAGGTGATGGCGCTTCCGTATCACATATACGTGCTGGCTACCTCCGCTACTGACCCGGAGGCTGCAATGCCGATAGAATACGGAGCTATTCTTGTGCTCATCGTGCTCGTCATGAGCACAAGCGCGGTCGGAGTTATAGCGCGCGCAAGGCTTGAAAAAAGGAGCGGCAGATAG
- a CDS encoding response regulator transcription factor, translating into MAQKILVVDDEESLAGFICRALRNNGYKTVCAYDGDTALSLIYEEAPDLVILDLMLPRMDGWEICRRVKSDADLSHIAILMLTARSSAEDVVQGLDLGADDYMRKPFPLDELLARVRVLLRRAQSTSDSRKVIEEGDFILDTSEKEARLRGALLDLSPTEYSILEALARRMGHTVSRDELLRKIWGMSGGDTRTVDVHLSRLRKKLDDGGTPTLAAQTLRGRGYRLAWEESK; encoded by the coding sequence ATGGCCCAGAAAATACTTGTAGTTGACGACGAGGAGAGCCTGGCCGGGTTCATCTGCCGCGCTCTTCGCAACAACGGATACAAGACGGTCTGCGCCTACGACGGCGACACGGCGCTTTCTCTCATTTATGAGGAGGCCCCAGACCTTGTCATACTCGACCTCATGCTGCCGCGCATGGACGGCTGGGAGATATGCCGCAGAGTCAAGTCCGATGCAGATTTGAGCCACATCGCCATCTTGATGCTCACGGCTCGCAGCTCGGCCGAAGACGTCGTGCAGGGTCTTGACTTGGGCGCCGACGACTACATGAGAAAGCCCTTTCCGCTCGACGAACTTCTCGCGCGCGTCCGCGTCCTGCTGCGCAGAGCGCAGAGCACATCTGACAGCCGCAAGGTGATAGAGGAGGGCGACTTCATTCTCGACACGTCGGAGAAGGAGGCGCGTTTACGCGGCGCGCTGCTTGATTTGAGCCCAACGGAATATTCCATCCTTGAAGCGCTTGCGCGCCGCATGGGACACACCGTCTCCCGCGACGAACTGCTCAGAAAGATATGGGGAATGTCGGGGGGAGATACGCGCACCGTAGACGTGCATCTTTCGAGGCTGCGCAAGAAGCTTGACGACGGAGGCACGCCCACGCTTGCAGCTCAAACGCTTCGCGGCCGCGGCTATCGCCTGGCGTGGGAGGAATCAAAATGA
- a CDS encoding PAS domain-containing sensor histidine kinase, with amino-acid sequence MSLRNLTLKKKIALLMTSAVLAIGLTTWMLLFHAEKRDAIKYTESLLTRNLDIMAEAGEKDGISGVNQIAQVWSRLFPDGRITVISLNGDVISDSKVNPGQMENHYTRREVIEAFASGAASEMRYSKTQREWQIYMARRVIVPGTPGDAYVIRASYPIAKLSGLVKNVSVPFIKYFSLILILVWLVAYLLLKIILKPMHALSEAALCITKGKRARFPLTGDCETQTLSNTLNEMQDALFSTIAEAKERKEELSQLVGALPIGVVLFDDEKKIRYINEEAARICGLSAVPARGSSVELALPSHELCGMLDEKDQRRRINIPGAGIFCIEATTRSLPRGRMIVLLDLTEKARLEELKKDFFIDAGHEFQTPLAIIRAGLELMKSEPQMSAPERAEDLDTINSLIQQQERISGLVDDLLLLVRLDSEPEAKSPERIKAAEMAEEIIDDLSVLPSDKEVVMTIVQKSPDAEISGSLSELRRAFLNIIDNARKYTQFTESQRGEVKITIEEDGAHIKITVDDNGPGVPEADRRMIFERFHRGDAHRARGGKKSGGYGLGLSISRRIIERSHGTLTLGVSELGGAAFVIRLPK; translated from the coding sequence ATGAGCCTTAGAAACCTTACGCTTAAAAAGAAAATAGCGCTGCTCATGACCTCCGCCGTGCTGGCCATTGGCCTCACAACCTGGATGCTGCTCTTCCACGCGGAAAAACGCGACGCTATAAAGTACACGGAGAGCTTGCTCACGCGCAATCTCGACATCATGGCGGAGGCTGGAGAAAAGGACGGCATCTCCGGCGTCAACCAAATAGCGCAGGTCTGGAGCAGGCTTTTTCCAGACGGACGTATAACCGTCATCAGCTTGAACGGCGACGTCATCTCCGACAGCAAGGTCAACCCGGGCCAGATGGAGAACCACTACACGCGCCGCGAAGTTATAGAGGCCTTCGCAAGCGGCGCGGCCTCGGAAATGCGCTACAGCAAAACGCAGAGAGAATGGCAGATATATATGGCGCGCAGGGTGATAGTTCCCGGTACGCCGGGCGACGCCTATGTCATCAGAGCCTCTTACCCTATAGCGAAGCTTTCCGGCCTTGTTAAAAATGTCAGCGTTCCATTTATAAAATATTTCTCGCTCATTCTTATCTTAGTTTGGCTCGTCGCCTATCTGCTGCTTAAAATAATCCTAAAGCCGATGCACGCGCTAAGCGAAGCGGCGCTTTGCATAACGAAGGGCAAAAGAGCACGCTTTCCGCTCACAGGAGACTGCGAGACGCAGACGCTTTCAAACACGCTGAACGAAATGCAGGACGCGCTCTTTTCCACGATAGCGGAGGCAAAGGAGCGCAAAGAGGAGCTTTCGCAGCTTGTAGGCGCGCTCCCGATAGGCGTCGTTCTCTTCGACGACGAAAAGAAAATACGTTACATCAACGAAGAGGCGGCGCGTATATGCGGACTTTCCGCAGTGCCCGCGCGCGGCTCCTCGGTGGAGCTTGCGCTTCCGTCGCACGAGCTGTGCGGAATGCTTGACGAAAAAGATCAGCGCAGACGGATAAACATCCCTGGGGCCGGGATATTCTGCATAGAGGCCACGACGCGGAGCCTGCCTAGAGGCAGGATGATAGTGCTGCTTGACCTGACGGAAAAGGCGCGCCTTGAAGAGCTGAAAAAAGATTTCTTCATAGACGCCGGACACGAGTTCCAGACGCCGCTTGCGATAATTCGCGCGGGGCTTGAACTGATGAAGAGCGAGCCGCAAATGTCTGCGCCGGAGCGAGCGGAGGACCTAGATACGATAAACAGCCTCATCCAACAGCAGGAAAGGATAAGCGGCCTTGTAGACGACCTGCTGCTTCTGGTGCGGCTTGACTCGGAGCCGGAGGCTAAAAGCCCCGAACGAATCAAAGCGGCGGAGATGGCGGAGGAGATAATCGACGACCTTTCCGTGCTTCCGTCAGACAAAGAAGTTGTGATGACAATCGTGCAAAAGTCGCCGGACGCTGAAATATCGGGCAGTTTAAGCGAGCTGCGCAGAGCCTTCCTCAATATTATAGACAACGCCAGGAAATATACCCAGTTTACAGAAAGTCAAAGAGGCGAAGTTAAGATAACAATAGAGGAGGACGGCGCCCACATCAAAATAACCGTCGATGACAACGGCCCGGGAGTGCCTGAGGCCGACAGACGGATGATTTTTGAGCGGTTCCACCGCGGCGACGCGCACAGGGCGCGTGGCGGTAAAAAGAGCGGAGGTTACGGGCTGGGGCTGTCGATATCGCGCAGGATAATAGAGCGCAGCCATGGAACGCTCACGCTGGGTGTTTCAGAGCTGGGAGGAGCCGCCTTCGTCATCAGACTTCCCAAGTAG
- the phoU gene encoding phosphate signaling complex protein PhoU produces the protein MNTINPRKRIEEDLASLKSMVYRMSGLASESLEKSVWALKTRDEELSKTVLEEGDIIDALEERIDESCMEFAARYQPLGEDLRVVVSLMHIAVDIERIGDYAENIAKVTLSLAGKPPIKPLIDIPRMVEIIKEMLRISMRAIDMHDGAEALKVFPLDDEVDDLEKQIMRELLMMMMEKTDRIEASFKLINVAKTLERAGDHATNVAERIAYMYTGRPVKASEYRRKRME, from the coding sequence ATGAACACGATCAATCCGCGCAAAAGAATAGAAGAGGACCTGGCCTCTTTGAAGAGCATGGTCTACCGCATGAGCGGGCTTGCCTCTGAATCTCTTGAGAAATCCGTCTGGGCTTTGAAGACGAGAGACGAAGAACTTTCAAAGACGGTGCTCGAAGAGGGCGACATCATAGACGCGCTCGAAGAACGCATAGACGAATCCTGCATGGAATTTGCCGCAAGGTACCAGCCTCTTGGCGAAGATCTGCGCGTAGTCGTCAGCCTCATGCACATCGCGGTGGACATAGAGCGCATAGGAGACTACGCGGAAAACATAGCTAAAGTGACGCTCTCGCTCGCCGGCAAGCCGCCGATAAAGCCGCTCATCGACATACCGCGCATGGTGGAGATAATAAAAGAGATGCTGCGCATCTCAATGAGGGCCATAGATATGCACGACGGCGCCGAGGCGCTGAAGGTCTTCCCGCTCGACGACGAGGTAGACGACCTTGAAAAGCAGATAATGCGCGAGCTTCTTATGATGATGATGGAAAAAACTGACCGCATCGAAGCCTCCTTCAAGCTGATAAATGTGGCGAAGACGCTCGAACGCGCCGGCGACCACGCGACGAACGTGGCCGAGAGGATAGCCTACATGTACACGGGGCGTCCCGTAAAAGCCAGCGAATACAGACGCAAGAGGATGGAATGA
- the pstB gene encoding phosphate ABC transporter ATP-binding protein PstB, protein MDFIEKKLEKVLKEDKKLWSENARDEAAFEAQIKTRGVNLFYGAHQVLKDITFDMGRNMVTAFIGPSGCGKSSYLRCLNRMNDFIATARVDGIIEIDGENILSPATDVIALRRKVGMVFQKPNPFPMSIYDNIAYGPRLNGIKDKARLDETVEKSLQGAALWDEVKDKLKTSGTGLSGGQQQRLCIARAIATQPDVLLMDEPTSALDPMSTLRVEELISELKKNYTVVIVTHNMQQAARISDYTAFFLLGDLIEYDKTAKMFTSPHDKRTEDYISGRFG, encoded by the coding sequence ATGGATTTTATTGAAAAGAAACTTGAAAAGGTACTGAAAGAGGACAAAAAATTATGGAGCGAGAACGCGCGCGACGAAGCCGCGTTTGAGGCGCAGATAAAGACGCGCGGCGTCAACCTCTTCTACGGCGCTCATCAGGTGCTGAAGGATATAACCTTCGACATGGGACGAAACATGGTGACGGCCTTCATAGGCCCGTCGGGGTGCGGCAAGAGCAGCTATCTGCGCTGCCTCAACAGAATGAACGACTTTATTGCCACCGCGCGCGTCGACGGTATAATTGAGATAGACGGAGAGAACATCCTCTCGCCGGCCACGGACGTAATAGCGTTAAGGCGCAAAGTCGGCATGGTCTTTCAGAAGCCGAACCCGTTTCCGATGTCAATATACGACAACATCGCCTACGGGCCGCGCCTCAATGGAATAAAAGACAAGGCGCGCCTCGACGAGACGGTCGAAAAAAGCCTTCAGGGCGCGGCGCTCTGGGACGAGGTGAAAGACAAGCTGAAAACCTCGGGTACGGGGCTCTCCGGCGGGCAGCAGCAGCGTCTTTGCATAGCGCGAGCCATTGCCACTCAGCCGGACGTGCTTTTGATGGACGAGCCGACCAGCGCGCTCGACCCGATGTCGACGCTGCGCGTAGAAGAACTGATAAGCGAGCTCAAGAAAAACTATACTGTGGTCATAGTGACGCACAACATGCAGCAGGCGGCGCGAATCTCCGACTACACGGCCTTTTTCCTTTTGGGCGACCTGATTGAATACGACAAGACCGCGAAAATGTTCACCTCTCCGCACGACAAGCGCACAGAGGATTACATTTCGGGCAGATTTGGTTAA